From a region of the Myroides sp. JBRI-B21084 genome:
- a CDS encoding cell division ATP-binding protein FtsE, with translation MATSILKLHNATIFQEAEPILTDVSIDIKKGEFIYLIGKTGSGKSSLMKTLYADLDLTHGEGVIVDYDLRTLKQNDIPFLRRKIGIVFQDFKLLPDRNIYENLLFVLKATGWTNENDMNLRIEDVLDRVGMLQHLKKMPHQISGGEQQRVAIARALLNDPELILADEPTGNLDPQTSVEVMEVLQKINQNGRTILMATHDYALLLKYPSKTLKCDEGKVFEVVQKTI, from the coding sequence ATGGCAACATCTATATTAAAACTACATAACGCAACTATTTTTCAAGAAGCTGAACCTATATTAACCGATGTGAGTATCGATATAAAAAAGGGGGAATTTATTTATTTAATAGGTAAAACAGGTTCTGGAAAAAGTAGTTTAATGAAAACACTTTATGCCGATTTAGATTTAACACACGGCGAAGGTGTTATTGTTGATTATGATTTACGTACTTTAAAACAAAACGATATTCCTTTTTTACGTAGAAAAATAGGAATTGTTTTTCAAGATTTTAAACTACTTCCTGATAGAAATATTTATGAAAACTTATTGTTTGTTCTTAAAGCAACTGGTTGGACTAACGAAAACGACATGAATCTGCGTATTGAAGATGTTTTAGATCGTGTAGGAATGTTGCAACACTTAAAAAAAATGCCGCACCAAATATCTGGTGGTGAACAACAACGTGTTGCTATTGCACGTGCTTTATTAAACGATCCTGAATTAATTTTGGCCGATGAACCAACTGGTAATTTAGATCCGCAAACAAGTGTGGAAGTTATGGAAGTACTTCAAAAAATTAACCAAAACGGCAGAACCATTTTAATGGCCACACACGATTACGCTTTATTGTTAAAATATCCTTCAAAAACTTTAAAATGTGATGAAGGTAAAGTTTTTGAAGTAGTTCAAAAAACAATTTAA